A window of the Cryptococcus depauperatus CBS 7841 chromosome 5, complete sequence genome harbors these coding sequences:
- a CDS encoding ribosomal protein L13: protein MSWQVFDFSSIKNFLKRAIKMSSFSAQPIVIDSKGHLLGRLASIIAKQILSGQKVTVVRCEEINVSGSFFRNKIKYHNYLHKRHIVNPKKSGPFHFRAPSRILYKAVRGMVPHKTSRGAAALERLELYEGVPPAQDKVKRVVVPAALRVLRLKPGRKFCTLKRISAEVGWNYKDVVDRLEEKRKVKGQAYFERKQAALKLRAKATASVPEDAKLVQFGY, encoded by the exons ATGAGTTGGCAAgtttttgacttttcaagCATCAAGAATTTTTTAAAAAGGGCTATCAAG atgtcttccttctccGCCCAGCCTATTGTCATTGACAGCAAAGGCCATCTTCTCGGTCGACTTGCATCTATCATCGCCAAGCAG ATTCTATCTGGCCAAAAGGTCACCGTCGTCCGATGTGAAGAGATCAACGTTTCCGGTTCTTTCTTTAGGAACAAGATCAAGTACCACAACTACTTGCACA AGCGACACATTGTCAACCCCAAGAAGTCTGGTCCCTTCCACTTCCGTGCTCCTTCTCGTATCCTTTACAAGGCTGTCCGCGGTATGGTTCCTCACAAGACTAGCCGAGGCGCTGCCGCCCTTGAACGGCTCGAACTTTATGAAGGTGTTCCCCCTGCTCAGGATAAGGTCAAGAGGGTTGTTGTTCCTGCTGCCCTTAGAGTTCTTAGGTTGAAGCCTGGAAGGAAGTTCTGCACTCTCAAGAGGATTAGTGCTGAGGTTGGATGGAACTACAAGGATGTTGTTGACAGGCtcgaggagaagaggaaggtcAAGGGTCAGGCTTACTTTGAGCGCAAA CAAGCTGCCCTTAAGCTTCGTGCCAAGGCAACAGCTTCTGTTCCAGAAGATGCCAAGCTTGTTCAGTTCGGCTACTAG